The DNA sequence CCGGAGAAGCCGGAACTAACTCTATATGTTACAGTAAGTCTATTTACAATTATGCAAAGGTTAAAAAACTGTAAACTAATGGCAACCCCCATAGAGCCTAACTAATGGCGACACAATTCAAGTAAGGAAACATGCACAACTCGAAGATTGCAAAAGTAAAACAAAATGATAGTAAATAAGCAATAGTAACAGTAACAACAGCAACATTCATCCATTTGCAATAACTTACAATAAAAGGAGAAAATGCCTACCAGAAAGATAGTCGTCGAAGAAAGTTGAAGAATTCTGAAGAAATGTAGTCGAACCAAAAGCGAATCCCAGTAGAACCCAGAAAATCTGAAGGGGAAAATGAGGAAAGGTAATGCAGGAGGGATTTGGAAATGGCAAAATGGAATGTGGAAAAGTTGGAAGAGTGGAGGAAAGAAGGAAAAAACTAGAAGATAACCGCACTGAGAAGCGCAAAAGTCAAGGGCAAAGCAGACTTTTTcccaaatttttaaatcaatcataaTGGGAATTAAATGCCCAACACGAAAAACGAGGCGACGATTGACACTCCCCAGAAATGGACGTACGCCACTTGCGCGTAGAGGGCACGCCACTCTTGCAAGCAACCGATTAGACGGGAAACCAGCAAGAGAAAATTTGAGGAAAACGCGCCACTAACGACGCTCGTCGACGTAGCTGGCGCGTTGGGGCACTGTTCCAGCCCAACCCAGCTAGACAGGAGCCCGGGTCAGGACAAACCGCCGACCTGACAACATGCCATCCCCGAACCAAGGGATGACCCCCGCGCGCCACCTCTTCATCTGCGTGAAACCAGCCAACTGGAAGAGGGAAACTTCCTGGAAGGTAGGTCTGCTCTTGTGGAACCCACCCTAGTACAGGGTATATATGGGGAGGGCCCTACCCCTCTCCAGAGGTACGTCACCTACCCTTTATATTATCTGCCACCTTCATACGgacactgacttgagcgtcggagtccttTTTACAGGTGGCCCCTCCAAATCAAACCGTCAGCTTGGTGGAACCACATTTCTCTAAGGCCATCCTCTCCCCGTTGGCTAAGGAGATCCAGACGCGCGAAGGCGACCTGTACCTCACATTTCCAGGCAACTGAGGAACCCAACCTGTTTAGTAAGCGAGCTACCGAACATGTGGTTATTGCATTAGTCCATGACCATAGAACATATTTCTAGAGATATTTATTGATATACTCTTCCGATGGCTATGAATTCTTTTTACAGAGAAAAATGCTGCGCTAACCATGATAACCCAAAATCAAAGAACtttcttttaacaaaaaaaaaaccgacaaaaataataaataatcactTGAAACAGATCCTCATCctcatgaaaattcaaaaccCAACTACAAGTTCTTTTCCTCCATTgaatccaaaccaacaatgaaaactattttaaagCCATGGAAAACTATTGATCCCACTGTAGAAACTGAAAAAACATGGTTTTGAGTTCTTGTGTGAGTTATGTTTGgggttgaagaaggagaagaaaaagaagagaacgacGTTGTTTTCGTTCACGTAGAGATGGACAAATAAGACTTTGTTCAATATTAGCACTTCAGGTTGGTACTTATTAAGTTAACGCGATTGGTAATCAAATTTCGTGACCAGGTGATAATGAAAATGGGTTGATACTTAACGGGCAACTCATCAAGTTAACATGATTAGTAAGCAAAATTTGTTGCTAGATGACAGTGAAAATGTCAAAGAAGTCGCATTATCTTACGGAAATTAGAATAGGAGACAGAAGTgaaactttttttaaataaaagggtCACATTATATTGTCGCTCGTAAGAAAGACGAGAATAAAATTAGGtgggtactcccatgaagatattataattgtcttcatgtgatgatttttctttttgaccctTAAATGATGGATtgtagggttagattttgatatgttataaaagtgttgtttttatttgaagtgtggccaaattaataaatcacacttttatacaaagcatcttcataaaaagatgttttttgcatcttcatttgagtagcttCCATAAAATTATTCATGCATTCATGTTTTTGGTGTCTTTGTACCAATTGGATAACTATGTCTTTTTTAATGCTTATCTTGCTTTTTTTTATACTACGTGTACTGTGTACATATTATTTGAACTTGATGTTTAATTATTTGGAGCATGACAGTGTGTGTGGAGTTATCAGACTAAATTGGAACAAACAAATAGAGCTTATAGAATAAtatgtgatttaatttttataatgcaATTCCTTTTTTGATTATAATAACTGAGGTGATGAGTTTGATGGTTGTTTTTTGTTCAGAATCGTTTCATACATTTTCATACATGGAGAATCCTATGATACCGAATATAATATGATATGGGACATGTAAACATATGAATTTTAAATTGGTTTGAttctataattttgtaaaatttttaattaggtctttatatatatttttttaattgagtctttgcaatgaatttttttttttaattaagtcctttcacttttttttttcttttatttgagtctctacattaatttttttttgtagttgGGTCTCTatacaattaagtcaattactaccaagaggaatctaattgaaaaataaatttggtgcagagacccaattaaaaggaaaaaaaaaaacatatagacctaattgaaaattttgcaaaattatagggaccaacaaagtaattaaaccttttaaatTCTTATAAGATATAAGAACAtgcaatatatataaaatataaagtattttttaaataaattataataatattttaatattttattaatattaaaagataaattaaatttttaaatattttaatgtcttttttaattatataaagaatttaaaatgtttattattttaataatatatactatttttaaactcattttaagAATACATGCTAATACGTATCAGTATTTAGGTGTATTTAAATGtgtccaaaaattttttttactttatttttattaagacacggttgaaTATTAAAGATATGCATGTTGGACAAATATCGGTCAgtatcatatttaaaatatatctgAGATACGACAACTCAACGAAATATCTGTGTTTCACATATAATCAAATGGCCACAAGGTATGTATCACAAATATATTTACTCCTTTGAAAAATTAGTACTACAATATCTTGAAACTAGGATGTCACCATgcttattaagaaaaaaaattagaactcaGCTGATTTAATTGttaactctttttattttttatttttctcataaataGCTTCCAACTGCATAAATCACATTGGCGACTTAAGATTCTTAGATTCTATAAAGGGAATAGGCATGCTTAAGCTTATGAGAAAAATATTACATTTAAGGGAAACACAACAATGCTTgtaagcaacaaaataataacaaaaaggaCTTTCCAAATTTTAAAGGATTTGAGGCTTGACCACATAGACTATTATTGTAGATAATGATTTTGACCACATTTGATCATGTGTAATACAAAGTGACTTTGTGGCAAGGTGGAGAGTCGTCACAGTGCAGTTGTGTTTACGTCAAGTTGATAATTaagaatcgttaaataatttgacatgTTTGACTAATAAATTGAGATCTAATCGTTCttagctatcaacttcacgtgaagacAACTAACTACACGTGACTTTCCACCTTATTGCAAACACCAAATATGCAATGCAATTCGATTGATTTTTCAGCGAAGCGTTCCGACGGATACTTTGTATGTATACATCTGTGATATcagaaagaaagcaatcatgtTCACCACACTCAGCACTGTTAGCATCCAGAAGAAATAATCGAGGCGGCCGAAGTTAGGATTGTCCGGCAGCCATCCAGGACCACCATGCCTAGTGGTGACCTTTGTCACAATGGTTATAAGAAGAGAGCTCACATACTGTCCAAGAGCAACTGTAAGAAGAGAAAGTGCAGAACACATGCTTCTCATTGCGTCCGGCGCCTGCTCATAGAAGAACTCCAACTGTCCAATGAATGTGAAGACCTCGGCGCAACCAATAATGAAATACTGTGGAACCTGCCAAAAGATTGACATGGGAACATGTTCAAGTTTATAATAGTCATGCCTGTAAACCATTCTCAGTCTTGTGTACTCCAATGTTGCAGCAGAGACCATTGAGAATATTGATATGAATAGGCCTATTCCCATTCTCTGAAGCTGCGTTAGGCCGTTTTTTCGGCCGGTGAATTTTCTGGCTATTGGCACTATGATCCGGTCGTACACTGGCACCCAGAAGATGACACTGATTGTGTCGAAGATGGAAAGAGATGCGACGGGGATCTCGAAGTTTCCCATGTGAGCATCCATAGTTTGGCCTTGTATCACAAAGTAGGAGCTCATTTGACCATAGACAGTAGCAAATATTATGCCAGTGGCCCATATTGGAAGCAACCTCACTATGGCTTTAAACTCTTCTACTTGTGTTACTGTGCAAAGCTTCCATGGATTTGCTGATTCAGTCATATTTTCTGATTTTCCTAGTACTGCTGCTCTGTCAAAGAATCTGTTACACCACATTTTATTGGGTAAATAATTGTTTGAAGATGAATTGTAATATTGTATAAGATGCATAGTAATAGTTTTGGCATTATGAATTATAAGGTGTATAGGTACAAAGGTGTATATATATGCGCATTTCAATTTTGTACGTGTAAATTGACAATTTGCCTTCCCTAACAATATAGTAGGTgtattttaagagtaaactactatttctgtccataaaaatttagaatgttGACAAATCTACTCATGAATGGTTTACCTTAATCCATTCGTGTGGTGGAGCTTGCGGCAACCTTGGATAGCAGACTCATTGTCTGGAATCTCATATAAGAGGGACTCATCATGAGGCACTTCAACATCGTACTTCCTTATGGATGAAACTATCACCTGAAACATTCGAGTGAAGGGGCTGCCGGCCGGCTTCTGATTCCTATACAGCTTTGTACCTAAAAAGAAACTCGCAGCAGCTATCGCCATAGCCGCTGCTGGAATTCCAAATCCCCATCCCCAACTTTTATTATCTTGGATCCAAACTATAAGAGAAGAAGCAACAAGAGCACCAATGTTGATTGAGAAATAGAACCAGTTGAAGAAAGAGCTCTTGTGTCCCTTCTCAACCTCATCAGCATCATCGAACTGATCGGCGCCATAGGAAGAAACACAAGGCTTGATCCCACCAGTGCCAAGTGCTATGATGTAAAGAGCAACAAAGAACACTGCACTTTGTCCATTAGTAGCATTGCAATTTCCTTCATGACAGGTTGGTCTTAAGCCAGGAACTGATGCAGATAGTGTCAACAGTGTCATTCCCTGTACAACAACAAACATATAAGTTCTTTTTGTGTATTTAATTCTTCAATTAAGAACATAGAATTTGATACAAAATTATACAAGTTCTTACACATAATTATTCAATGTTTTCTAAGCAGgggattatttttcttttccctcaccaaaatttgaaaacaaattcGTCCATGCCATTTTTCTTGTTGAACAAGTTTGTCCCGCAATTAGAaaagaattaaataattaatgttatCCTTTTCGAATAATGGGGGATGAATTTGTTAGGAGACTTTTTCTTCTCTGTTTTATTTATAAGGGATCAAAATGGAAATTTTTCCCTCCCTGCCAATTATTGAAAGAGTAAACAGCCAACTAAAGAATTTTAAATCCGAAACTTTAGCCCTCAACAAATGTTTATTTTCTAAaagtcttttaaaaattattctcaTTGGATAGATTAATTTCGAAATtgcttttaatcattttaatatatACGCTAGATAAATAAGTctctaaataattttattataagacaaaaaaattctaaaaaatacactttaaatcaAATGAATATTCCTTTAAAACGACATAAGGATTAATTTGTGcaacaaaaataatttgtaagaaTTTTTAGAGAATAAAACTTTATTAGATACTAAAATTTCCGATCTAAAATTTCTTTAGGATCACTTTGGTAGTTATTCTTATTGAAACTTGTACATTTGCCTAAGCAGAAAGCTAGTAATACTCACAATAACATAAATGATTGAGAAACAAAGAATGGTCCAATATCTTCCAAGATAAGCATCAGCCAGGAATGCTCCAATCAATGGAGTGATATAGCATGTTCCACCCCAGTTTGCATTATTCTTGGAAGCAGTAGCACTTTCCTGATTTAGTATATCCTTAAAATAAACCACCAAGTTTGAACTCATCCCATAGTAAGCCAGTCTCTCACTACACTCATTTCCTGTGTAATAGAATTGAGTAAGTGttttctaattaataataatgatgacGACGACGAAGATGACGATAATTGAGATAGGAGTTACATAATATAGTTACCTAAAATAAAGGGGCATGCTCTCCAGGTACCAGTTTCATTTTTGTTTGCTGGATTTCCTTTGTAATCTACTGTTCCATCTTTTGTGTAAACATCATTATCATTATCCTCAGACATTCTTTTTCAGTTGAGGGGTGATTGATTCCCTAGGAATTGACATGTTCAGCACAATAAAATCATGAAACAGAACTTGGTCATTGTTTTGACAAATGCAAGTAAGTAATAGATGTCAACATTTTATGTAGTTGAATATCAAACACTGGATATCTAAAACGTGCAATTATATATTAGAACTAAATAGATTTAATTAAATCTCCAAAAACTAATATACAGTTTGAGAATTTTTTAGTACTAATTACTTCAAACAATGTGAAACTTCTAACTCTTGCATCCAATTTACAACCCATACCTTGGTTAAAATTGTATACTTTGTACTGTTATTTGCCACAGCTTGAGATAGATATTTGAGGTGTCACCTAAAAGCAAAGCAAAACAAAACCTGAGCCTATATTCTAAGTTTAACATATGAAAATTGAGAacgaggaagaaaaaaaaaagagatgaatattgtatgtatgtatgtgagACAAGCAAAGAGGGCCTTGTATTCAACGACAAAGGCTTTGTTGCAAGCTACTTATGAAGCTGTCCAAACAAGGTGTCAAAACAGCTGCATTACGGAGCAGTTTCTGCTTATCATTATATTGTTATATAGTGAATAATATCCGAACACTAAATTAAATTGtataataataagtaaaatattttttttatcttcgaTATTTTCCAACACAATACATTAAAGATTAATTCGTTACGAATCTGAGCTTTATTGAAAAGTTCACTGCTAAATTactatatacaaaataaaatttaaatttttaatacttacTTAAACGGACGACAAAACTAACTATTCAactaactaaatttaattaagtaaAATAGTATTTGATGCTTCAATTTCGTTACGTTTATTTTATCCGAAAAAAGGGACATATACAATGATACAATACTAATGACAGGTGTAGAAATTAACAATCAATTTTTATTTGGTTACTGGCGTAGACCTTTTAGTGATAATTATTTTGGATGTCTTTAGAAAATATCGTAATGCCTATACTGGATTGGATACTCATATAGATGATCCTGATTAATGGGAGATGATTCATAATGACAAAAATGTATATTCCATGAAAAATATAACAtgtatattttctttgtttatgttgtttaaataaattattggttACCTAATATTGCTTATATTATATTTTCTTTGTTGAAAAGTTCTAAGAAATTAGTTTGTCATTTTAAGAGTATCTCtaatgataattttaattttaattttattttagattttataaaaatatttatagaattatatattataaataataatttaaaatttaaaataaaaattgctCTTTTAATATTTAGTCttaattcatttaaaattttatattattttatcaatacatttatatgaatgataaaattttattaatttttcattaaaataatactgtatttttaaaataatatcgaCTTCATTTCATATATTAATTCTAATACAGATTCTAATTCTAAATCAATTTACTTCTTAAAAGtatcaaaaataatattctaaaagTACTCTATTAGAAATACTCTAAGAACAACACCTTTTTATTTTGAAGTTTatggtttttccttttttttcaataataataataaataattattcaagtTTTTATAAACAATAATTAACCATATTATTTTCGTTGTAACAAATACTTTTGACAAAAATTGAGAACAAACTTCTCGGGTAAATATATAATTagacaaaatttttctttttctttaaatttttttactacttatattttttgtttatcaaCTACTTTATTAGCTGACCGttggtttaaaaaaaaatagtttttttttgccGCAAAAAccgaattttttttatcaatcatAATACatgaatacaaaaaattaaacaccaattaaccattttttatttttaatattgagtTAATAATGATATTTTTTCAAACTGTGCACTGTTAGGTTGTTAAtcttaaatataaaaaagtttaatttggagtataaaaatcaaatcttttgatttctaaaatcggaccctccgatttctatttaaaaaaatagaaaaaattgagTTACACAAATCAGACTCTCTGATTTTAGTACTTctcacaattttaaaaatacaaaaaattacaatGTTTAAATATATCACTCATTTCACTTCTATAAAAAGAAAAggacaatttacataaataaagcAAGTAAAAATGACATGAATATAACAATTGGAAATTCATTACATGCGTGTGCAATTATGTATCTATGTAAACCGCTATATACGGTTTACTCGTTTTCACATATATAATCTGTCATATTCTGCTGCGGCTTACGTTCAAGCTCTTCCAATACTACACCCTACCGCTATTTACACTCGACAAAATCTAACCTCTTAAATTTGCTGTTGGTTGTTGTGGTTTATGAACAGATGCAGCTAATATGTATACCAATTGAACTTGATTGTCAAATAAAGTGACAAGTttataatatcaaacaaaaaaaattaacaaaaaaattttaaatatgaagatggaaaatttttatgattatttttttttgttaattttttggtgATAGTGTACAATTTTATCATTATTGTTCTTGTATATcatatttattgttattgttgaatttAAAGAAATAATAACTTATTAAGTAATGATGAATAAACattattatttagttaaaagTCCAATTATGTATGTGATTATATTTGTTTATTGTGCAGTAATATAGAAACCAACAAGCCCAATAACAAGCAAACAATGTCCAATGATAATTCAAtcccattataaaaaaaatcagctCATTCATTCATTTATGGCCTATGGAAGTGGTTGCCATCAAAAGAAGAAAACTTCACTCTTCTCTTAACCAAAAATAAAGCAACCAAActcattctctctcttctctttttttttacacACATGAAGAAgtcataaaagaaagaaaaaatttttttgattaggattcaaataaaaaaaaaaagtggattACTAAATCCATGCCAAAATCAAAAGCTAGAGTTAAGAAGTTAAGATCAAATCAAGAGGTAAATCAGAAACAAATCTTTTTAAAGAATCTAATGATCATTTTattctagttcaagtttatgtagATGATAATATATTTGGTTCAGCAAATAAAGCCTTGTGTATTGATTTTAAAAACTTAATGACTAGTGAATTTGATATGAGTACGATGGGAAAACTCACATTCTTCTTAGGACTTCAAATCAAACAAATTCCTAATGGCATTTTTGTGCACCAAGATAAATATGTCAAAAAATTAGTAAAgaaatttggtttaaaaaattctaaaccaaTAAATACACCAATGTATCCAAACTCAAAacttggaaaaaaataaaaatggtaaAGCTATGGATGAGACAAGGTATAAAAGAATGATCAGTTCTCTTATGTATCTAATCTCTTTTAGACCAAACTTTCTTAGTGTTgaaatttattctaaattctaattacATCCAAAAGAATCACATCTTTCAGCTGCCAAGAGaatcattaaatatataaatGGCACTTCTGATTTTGGTTtttggtatcctaaatctgatgagtTTTGTATAGTGGATTATTGCAATGCAGATTTTGTCAGTGACCGAATTGATAGAAGGAGTACATCAggaatttgttgttgtcttggaCAATCACTAAATGTATGGTCCAACAAGAAACAAGCTATTGTTGTATTGTCTGCAGTTAAGGTTGAATACATAGTCATTTCCTCTTGTTGTTTTCAATTATTATGGCTTAAAATCCAACTTGCAGATTATAAATTGCAAGTCAATAGTATTCCCTTAATGTGTAATAATAAgtgcaataaatatttt is a window from the Arachis hypogaea cultivar Tifrunner chromosome 17, arahy.Tifrunner.gnm2.J5K5, whole genome shotgun sequence genome containing:
- the LOC112762443 gene encoding protein NRT1/ PTR FAMILY 8.2 gives rise to the protein MSEDNDNDVYTKDGTVDYKGNPANKNETGTWRACPFILGNECSERLAYYGMSSNLVVYFKDILNQESATASKNNANWGGTCYITPLIGAFLADAYLGRYWTILCFSIIYVIGMTLLTLSASVPGLRPTCHEGNCNATNGQSAVFFVALYIIALGTGGIKPCVSSYGADQFDDADEVEKGHKSSFFNWFYFSINIGALVASSLIVWIQDNKSWGWGFGIPAAAMAIAAASFFLGTKLYRNQKPAGSPFTRMFQVIVSSIRKYDVEVPHDESLLYEIPDNESAIQGCRKLHHTNGLRFFDRAAVLGKSENMTESANPWKLCTVTQVEEFKAIVRLLPIWATGIIFATVYGQMSSYFVIQGQTMDAHMGNFEIPVASLSIFDTISVIFWVPVYDRIIVPIARKFTGRKNGLTQLQRMGIGLFISIFSMVSAATLEYTRLRMVYRHDYYKLEHVPMSIFWQVPQYFIIGCAEVFTFIGQLEFFYEQAPDAMRSMCSALSLLTVALGQYVSSLLITIVTKVTTRHGGPGWLPDNPNFGRLDYFFWMLTVLSVVNMIAFFLISQMYTYKVSVGTLR